The genomic region CGACGAATCGGTGGTGCCGGTCTATATCGACGGCGTTTACCAGCCCTTCCTGGCCTCGTCGGTGATGGAGCTGAACAATATCGACCGCATCGAGGTTCTGCGGGGGCCGCAGGGCGCGCTTCTCGGCCGCAACAGCACTGGCGGCGCGATCAACATCATTACCTCCACGCCCAGCGCCACGCCAGGCTTCAAGGCGTCGGCCAGCTACGGCAGTTACGACGAGGTGGTCCTGAAAGGATATGCGACCGGCGGTAATGACGTGATCGCGGCCGATCTTGCCGTGCTGTACAAGGATGACAACGGCTATCTGCGCAATTTGCAGGGCGGCCCCGATCGCGGCGACGTGAACAGCCTGGCGCTGCGCGGCAAGATACGTCTGACGCCGAGCGATAATTTGGAGATGACGCTGTCGCTGGCGCATAATGCGACCCGCGATACGCTGGCGACTTCCGCCCAACCGCTCAATGGCAATACCGTCGCGCGGGTTCGCAACCCTGCCGTGCTGATCCCCTCCGACCCGTTCGAGGCATCGACCAACGGCGGCGCGTCGCGTTTCCGCCAGAACAGCGGTTCGCTCACCATGGTGTATCATGGCGGAGCGGTTGACATCACATCGATCACCGGGATCGATCGATCCCGGCTCGACATCTATTCGGACAATGATGCGACCTTCGAACCGGTCTCTATCCAGGCGGTCGATTATTATTCAAGATCGATTACGCAGGAGCTCTATGCGACAGGGCATGGCGGAAGGCTCGACTGGATCGTCGGTGGCACCTATTTCAACGCCACCGCTGGCAATGACCCGTCCCAGGTCATCACCACCAGCGCGGCCGGCGTCTCGACAATTTCGACAAATATCATCTCAAAGGTGAAGACGGATTCGGTCGCGGCTTATGCACAGGGAACATATCACCTGACCGACCGGCTGCTGGTTACGGTCGGCGGGCGATACACCGATGAGGTCCGATCGTTCGGAATCACGAACCAGAATCTTCCGGCCGGCAATGAGAAATTCGGCCACCGCCGCTATACGCAATTCACCCCGAGCGGCACGATCCAGTACAAATTCGACGAAAACACCAATATCTACGCCAAGGCCGGGCAGGGGTTCAAATCGGGCATCTTCGCCTCTTCGACGTACCCTGCGGGAACCGCGCAACCGATCCCGGTCAACCCTGAAACCGTCACGCAATATGAAATCGGCACCAAATTCCGACCGTTGTCGTGGCTGCGCGGGACTTTGTCTGCCTTCTATACCGATTATACCAACCTCCAGGTCAACGTCCGTAACCCCATCACGATGGCGTCTGATCTGCAGAACGCCGGCTCTGCCGAACTATATGGTGGCGAGGCGGAACTGTTCGCCAATCCGATCGCAGGACTGAACCTGCGTTTCGGCCTTTCGCTGCTCCACGCCAAATACACCAAATATGAAATGCCCAGGTGACGACGCCAACATTGTCGGCGACCGGTATTCCGGTAGGCGGCAATACAACGATCTACATCGACGCCTCGGGCAAGAATCTCATCCGCACGCCGTTCGTGACCGTCAGCGGCGGCTTTGACTATGGTTTCGATCTCGGCGCCAGCCGGATCACCATCGCCGGCAACGCTTATTACAGCGGCAAGCAATATTGGGAGGCGAGCAATCGCGTTGTCCAGCCGGGTTATACGCTGATCAACGGCGAGCTGGGCTGGCAATCGCCCGACCGGCATTTCCGCGCCTCGGTCTGGGTGCAGAATCTGCTCAATGCCGAGCATCAACTCTACATCCTCTCGTCGGCATCCGGCGACACGCAGGTATATGCGCGGCCGCGCTCGGTGGGCGTGAAGCTGGGCGTGGAATTCTGATGCCGGCCGGGCGGGTTCTGGACCGACGCGGCGCGGACTCCGCGTTTCAGGGGGATCGCGTGCCGTCATGCTGACATCAATGAACACGATAGCGTTACACCGGCAGGGAGGCGCGACACGCGGTTATCTGGCGGGCGGCGCGATGGTCGCGCTGTTTCTTTCATTCTACGTCGTCGCCTTCATCGATCGGCAGGTCATCAACATGATGGTCAAGCCGATCCAGGCGCAGATGGGCTTCAGCGAGCTTCAGATGAGCTGGCTGATGGGGCCATCGTTCGGACTGTTCTTCGCGCTGTGCGGGCTGCTGATGGGCGGGCTGATCGATCGTTTCTCGCGCCGCTGGCTGACGACGGGGGCGATCGTCGTCTGGGGACTGGCGACGTGTCTGTGCGGTCTGGCCGGTACTTTTCCGATCCTGCTGCTCGGCCGAATGGGTGTCGGGGTCGGCGAATCCGCGCTCACCCCGGCGGCGCATTCGTTAATCACCGAGCAATTCCCCCGCGAGCGCCTTTCGACTGCGCTCGCCACCTATTCCCTGGGATCGGTGATCGGCACCGGCATTGCCACCATATTGGGCGGCCAGCTCGTTCATCTGATCGCCGAAGGCAATCCCGCTGTCGTGCCGGTGATCGGCACGGTGCAGCCGTGGCAGATGGTGTTCCTGGCGGTGGGTATCCCGACCGTGATCCTCGCGCCGCTCGCGTTGCTGGTGAAGGAGCGGATCGACCGCGGCCGGAAGAGCGTGGAGACGCAGGGGGCGGGCATGTCGATCGCGGCATTCTTCGCCTTCTGCATGAAGAACCCGCGGTTGTTCTTCGGCCTGCCGATCGCCTTCGGGATGCTCAACATCATCACCAATTCGCTGCTGTCGTGGGTCCCGACCTTCATGCAGCGTACTTATGGCTGGAACATTGCCAACATCGGGCTCGCCTGGGGAACCGAGCACATCATCGCCGGCGCGATCGGGCAGATCGGCGGCGCGATGCTGGTCGACCGGCTTTATGCGCGGGGCGTGGCGGATGCGCATGTCCGCTATCAATGGATGGGCGTGCTGATCGGCGTGCCGGCGACCATCATCGGCCTGCTGTCGGGCAATCCGTGGATTTTCCTCGGCACGATGGCGATCTACTCGGTGCTCTGTTATCCGTTTCTCGGCTACGCGGTCGCCGCGTTGCAGCTTCACACTCCGTCGCATCTGCGCGGGCGCATGTCGGCGTGGTTTTATGCTGTCATCACCGTCATCGGTTCGCTCATCGGCGCGCCGATCACCGCCTTCATCACGCAATCGGTGTTCGTCGACAAGGCCAAAATCGGGCTGTCGATGGTGACGGTGATGGCGATCTTCGCTCCCCTCGTTGTGCTGATGCTGATGTGGGTCGGCAGCAATCTGCGCGCGACGCATGCCTCCAGGGGACAATGACGCATGACATTTCCGAAGCCGCTGGCGGGTATCCGCGTGGTCGATCTCGGCCGCACTTTTGCCGCGCCATTCTGCACCCAGATGCTCGCCGATCTGGGAGCCGAGGTCATCAAGCTCGAACGCAAGACGCGCGGCGACGAGATGCGCCACTATGGGCCGCCCTTCATCAGGGATGCCACGGGGGCCGACTTGCCGCTGTCGAGCTATTTTATCGGCGCCAATCGCGGCAAGAAATCGGTCGAGGTCGATCTGTCCAAACCCGGCGCGCAGCAGATCGTACGTGATCTCGCTGCGATCAGCCACGTCATGGTCGAGAACTTCAAGGTCGGCGATCTCGCACGCTATGGGCTCGATTATGCCGCGATCCGAAAGGGTGCCCCCGACATCATCTATTGCTCGATCACCGGCTTCGGCCAAACTGGCCCTTATGCCAGCCGCCCCGGCACCGACAGCGTGTTTCAGGCGATGAGCGGAATGATGAGCATCACCGGCGAGCCGAACCAGCCGCCGACCAAGATCGGGCTGATCATCAGCGATCTCATCACCGGACTCTATGCCGCGAACGCGATACAGGCGGCGATCCGTGTACGCGAGCAGGGCGGGCCGGGCCAGCATATCGACATGGCGCTGCTCGATGTGGCGGTCGCCACCATGTCGCACCGCGCCATCGACTATCTGATGACCGGCGAAATTCCGCAGCGGCTTGGCACCTCCGCTTCGGGATCGGCGCCAGCGCAAACCTTCGCCTGCAAGGACGGCATGATCAATATCCAGGCGAGCGCGGAGGATAAGTATCGCATCTTCTGCGGCGTGCTCGATCGCCCCGATCTCGTGGCGGACCCGCGCTTCCAGACCCGCGCCGACCGGTTCATCCATGTCGCCGAACTGGAGCGCGAGATCACGCGGACGCTGGCCGACTGGAAGCTGACCGACCTTTACGAGACGCTCGTCGCCGCAAATATCATCTGCTCGCCGATCTACACCGTCGACCAATGCTTTGCCGATCCGCAGGTAGTAAGTCGCGGTCTGGCGCAAACGGCGGTCAACAGCGCGGGCGCGGTCATGCCGATGATCGCCAATCCGATCCGCTTCTCGGAAACACCGATACAGGATGTCGCGCCACCGCCCCGGCTGGGTGAGAGCAGCGACGAGGTGCTGCGCGGACTGCTCGGATATTCAGACGGAACGATGGCCGCGCTTCGCGCCGAGGGGGCTATCTGACGGATTCGCAAACGGCCGGGTTGCCGGCAAACCTCTGGAATTGTTCATGACGGAATATGACGACATCATCGTTGGGCGAGCAGGCCGAATTGGAACGCTCACTTTCAATCGTCCGGAAAAGGGCAATACGCTGCGGCCGCAGACGCTCGCGGAGGTTTGCTGCGGACTGGACGAGTTGATCGCCGATCCCGAGGTTCGCGCGATCGTGCTCGCGGCGACGGGCAAGCACTTCTGCGCCGGCGCGGATTTCAGCTTCCTCGACGAGCTGACGCGGATGCCCGCGAGCGATATCAAGGCGCAGATCTACGCGCATTTCCAGGGAGCGGCGAAGCGTCTCTATACTTGCTCCAAGCCCACGCTCGCGCTGGTGCAGGGCGCGGCGGTCACGGTCGGATGCGAGCTTGCGCTGGCCTGCGATTTCCGCATCGTCGCTGAGACTGCTTTCTTTCAGGAGAGCTGGATCAAGCTCGGCATCATGCCGCCGCTTGGTGGGCTGTTCCTCTTGCCTCGCCTTGCCGGGCTCGGACGCGCATCGCAGATGGTGCTGCTCGGACAGGCGGTGAAGGCTGTTGAAGCCGAGCGGATCGGACTCGCCGGAGAAGTCGTCCCCGTCGACATGCTCGCTGGGCGCGGCGCGGCCTTTGCGGAGGAACTGGCTGCGATCGCACCGCTTGCCTACGCATCGGTCAAGGAAGCGCTGCACCGCGGCCTCGAAACATCGATGGAGGCCGAATGGTCGGCCAATCTTCTTAATCAGGCGCTTCTGCTCGGCACGGAGGATTTCAGGGAGGGGTTGGACGCGGTCAAGGCCAAGCGCGCGCCGGTGTTCGGCGCCAGGTAGCGTTGGCAGCGGCTGGGGCAATGGCTTGACGCAAGTCAGCGCGCTTGCACGGTCGCAGTCATTGTCGGCGGCCGATTTTTTGGTGTGAAACCTCGCGCCTTCCGCATGGCCGCCCGCGCACGCAATGCCTTTGAGTAACTGTTGTTGCACTTGGTAATATAAGTGTGCAAAACAACCCGCCTGGAATGTGTTGACCGCCATCGACATCAGCGGATCGCGCAGCATCAGGACGGCTGGAGGGATCGCATCGTAATGGCACTCATCACCGCAAAACTTCGCGCGATCATGGCGCTCGATCCCCAGCGTGCCGAGATCGATTTCAAGCGGCAGGATTATAGCTGGGGTGATCTCGCCCGCACCGTCGGTGCGATCGAAGCAGCGCTCGATACCATGGGGCTTCCGTCCGAAGCGTGCGTCGGCACATTGC from Sphingomonas sp. CL5.1 harbors:
- a CDS encoding TonB-dependent receptor, with product MRIPKVPACRFAIVAILLAGSSTQAIAQEATVEPDAKQASQPDMGDIVVTAQRREERLQSVPISISAFSGKTLESSGIQSSKELAQVVPGFNFAQSSFSPQPTIRGIGTRGVGAGDESVVPVYIDGVYQPFLASSVMELNNIDRIEVLRGPQGALLGRNSTGGAINIITSTPSATPGFKASASYGSYDEVVLKGYATGGNDVIAADLAVLYKDDNGYLRNLQGGPDRGDVNSLALRGKIRLTPSDNLEMTLSLAHNATRDTLATSAQPLNGNTVARVRNPAVLIPSDPFEASTNGGASRFRQNSGSLTMVYHGGAVDITSITGIDRSRLDIYSDNDATFEPVSIQAVDYYSRSITQELYATGHGGRLDWIVGGTYFNATAGNDPSQVITTSAAGVSTISTNIISKVKTDSVAAYAQGTYHLTDRLLVTVGGRYTDEVRSFGITNQNLPAGNEKFGHRRYTQFTPSGTIQYKFDENTNIYAKAGQGFKSGIFASSTYPAGTAQPIPVNPETVTQYEIGTKFRPLSWLRGTLSAFYTDYTNLQVNVRNPITMASDLQNAGSAELYGGEAELFANPIAGLNLRFGLSLLHAKYTKYEMPR
- a CDS encoding TonB-dependent receptor; amino-acid sequence: MTTPTLSATGIPVGGNTTIYIDASGKNLIRTPFVTVSGGFDYGFDLGASRITIAGNAYYSGKQYWEASNRVVQPGYTLINGELGWQSPDRHFRASVWVQNLLNAEHQLYILSSASGDTQVYARPRSVGVKLGVEF
- a CDS encoding MFS transporter; this translates as MNTIALHRQGGATRGYLAGGAMVALFLSFYVVAFIDRQVINMMVKPIQAQMGFSELQMSWLMGPSFGLFFALCGLLMGGLIDRFSRRWLTTGAIVVWGLATCLCGLAGTFPILLLGRMGVGVGESALTPAAHSLITEQFPRERLSTALATYSLGSVIGTGIATILGGQLVHLIAEGNPAVVPVIGTVQPWQMVFLAVGIPTVILAPLALLVKERIDRGRKSVETQGAGMSIAAFFAFCMKNPRLFFGLPIAFGMLNIITNSLLSWVPTFMQRTYGWNIANIGLAWGTEHIIAGAIGQIGGAMLVDRLYARGVADAHVRYQWMGVLIGVPATIIGLLSGNPWIFLGTMAIYSVLCYPFLGYAVAALQLHTPSHLRGRMSAWFYAVITVIGSLIGAPITAFITQSVFVDKAKIGLSMVTVMAIFAPLVVLMLMWVGSNLRATHASRGQ
- a CDS encoding CaiB/BaiF CoA-transferase family protein, with the protein product MTFPKPLAGIRVVDLGRTFAAPFCTQMLADLGAEVIKLERKTRGDEMRHYGPPFIRDATGADLPLSSYFIGANRGKKSVEVDLSKPGAQQIVRDLAAISHVMVENFKVGDLARYGLDYAAIRKGAPDIIYCSITGFGQTGPYASRPGTDSVFQAMSGMMSITGEPNQPPTKIGLIISDLITGLYAANAIQAAIRVREQGGPGQHIDMALLDVAVATMSHRAIDYLMTGEIPQRLGTSASGSAPAQTFACKDGMINIQASAEDKYRIFCGVLDRPDLVADPRFQTRADRFIHVAELEREITRTLADWKLTDLYETLVAANIICSPIYTVDQCFADPQVVSRGLAQTAVNSAGAVMPMIANPIRFSETPIQDVAPPPRLGESSDEVLRGLLGYSDGTMAALRAEGAI
- a CDS encoding enoyl-CoA hydratase/isomerase family protein produces the protein MTEYDDIIVGRAGRIGTLTFNRPEKGNTLRPQTLAEVCCGLDELIADPEVRAIVLAATGKHFCAGADFSFLDELTRMPASDIKAQIYAHFQGAAKRLYTCSKPTLALVQGAAVTVGCELALACDFRIVAETAFFQESWIKLGIMPPLGGLFLLPRLAGLGRASQMVLLGQAVKAVEAERIGLAGEVVPVDMLAGRGAAFAEELAAIAPLAYASVKEALHRGLETSMEAEWSANLLNQALLLGTEDFREGLDAVKAKRAPVFGAR